In Dama dama isolate Ldn47 chromosome 26, ASM3311817v1, whole genome shotgun sequence, a single genomic region encodes these proteins:
- the SCAF8 gene encoding SR-related and CTD-associated factor 8 isoform X3, with the protein MPQPPLPALPPPSSRRAAGSYGPRAAGRRNRSPPEERGRRGWRAAPRRRRRRPRLALPTQCSGRRLFRRRAPGLRTDNMEAVKTFNSELYSLNDYKPPISKAKMTQITKAAIKAIKFYKHVVQSVEKFIQKCKPEYKVPGLYVIDSIVRQSRHQFGQEKDVFAPRFSNNIISTFQNLYRCPGDDKSKIVRVLNLWQKNNVFKSEIIQPLLDMAAGIPPPVVTPVLASTTAAMSNTPGTPVTPVTPANVVQGLPDPWVSQITNTDTLAAVAQILQSPQGQQLQQLIQTLQIQQQKPQPSILQALDAGLVVQLQALTAQLTAAAAAANTLNPLEQGVSFNKKLMDRFDFGEDSEHSEEPKKEIPASQLSHVSESVNNSIFHQIAEQLQQQNLEHLRQQLLEQQQPQKATPQDSQEGTFGSEHSASPSQGSSQQHFLEPEANLDDSIDIQQQDMDIDEVQDAVEEEIFEQEAKKVAVRSRSRTHSRSRSRSPRKRRSRSRSGSRKRKHRKRSRSRSRERKRKSSRSYSSERRAREREKERQKKGLPPIRSKTLSVCSTTLWVGQVDKKATQQDLTNLFEEFGQIESINMIPPRGCAYVCMVHRQDAFRALQKLSSGSYKIGSKVIKIAWALNKGVKTEYKQFWDVDLGVTYIPWEKVKVDDLEGFAEGGMIDQETVNTEWETVKSSEPVKEPAQTSQSPPPAEKETVVTTQAEVFPPPVAVLQIPVAPAVPAVNLVPPAFPVSMPVPPPGFSPIPPPPFLRASFNPSQPPPGFMPPPVPPPVVPPPTIPPVVPTSLVQPPLTMTPETVKDVGFGSLVLPGGSVASSLATATLPAGNVFNPPTKQAEPEEKVPHLIDHQISSAESTRSVIPNDISSGPAILGQPPNVTSNSGILGVQRPNVSSNNEILGVRPSNVSSSSGIIGPQPPNILNNSGILGLQPPNVSSGSGLLGVLPPNMPNNSGLLGVQPPGVPSTSGLLGTQPPAGPQNLPPLNLPNQRMPAMPMLDIRPGLIPQTPGPRFPLIQPGIPPQRGLPPPAVLDSALHPPPRGPFPPGDIFSPPERPFLVPGRQNVDNVPNPEKRIPLGNDNIQQEGDRDYRFPPIEPREAISRPPPVDVRDVVGRPVDPREGPGRPPLDGRDHFGRPPVDIRENLVRPGIDHLGRRDHFGFNPEKPWGHRDFDEREHRVLPVYGGPKGLPEERGRFRSGNYRFDPRSGPWNRGFGQEVHRDFDDRRRPWERQRDRDDRDFDFCREMNGNRLGRDRIQNTWIPPPHARVFEFFEGATSQRKGDNVPQVNGENTERHAQPPPLPAQSDPELYEKLASSSEINKEKSDTVADIESEPVVESTETEGT; encoded by the exons TTGTATTCCCTGAATGACTACAAGCCACCCATTTCTAAAGCGAAAATGACCCAAATTACTAAGGCAGCCATCAAAGCTATAAAG ttctATAAACATGTAGTACAGAGTGTTGAGAAATTCATTCAGAAA TGTAAACCAGAGTATAAGGTACCTGGACTTTATGTTATTGACTCTATTGTACGACAATCTCGACATCAGTTTGGTCAAGAAAAGGATGTGTTTGCACCCAGATTTAGTAATAACATCATTAGCACTTTCCAGAATTTATACCGTTGCCCCGGAGATGACAAG aGTAAAATAGTGAGAGTATTAAACTTATGGCAGAAGAATAATGTATTTAAGAGTGAGATTATTCAGCCTCTTCTGGATATGGCAGCAGGGATTCCTCCTCCAGTTGTCACACCTGTTCTGGCCAGTACTACTGCTGCTATGAGCAATACCCCAG GAACTCCTGTGACACCTGTTACTCCAGCCAATGTGGTCCAAGGTTTACCTGATCCGTGGGTGTCTCAGATAACAAATACAGATACACTTGCAGCAGTAGCTCAGATCTTACAAAGTCCTCAAGGCCAACAG CTTCAGCAGCTAATACAGACCCTACAGATACAGCAGCAGAAGCCTCAGCCCTCCATCCTCCAAGCCCTGGACGCGGGTCTTGTCGTCCAGCTGCAGGCTCTCACGGCACAGCTtacagcagcagccgcagcagccaACACCCTCAATCCCCTAGAACAGGGGGTGTCTTTTAACAAG aaGTTGATGGATAGGTTTGATTTTGGGGAAGATTCTGAGCATAGTGAAGAACCCAAAAAGGAGATTCCAGCTTCTCAACT TTCTCATGTTTCGGAATCTGTGAACAACTCCATCTTTCATCAGATAGCAGAACAACTGCAGCAGCAAAATCTTGAACATCTCAGACAGCAGCTCCTGGAACAGcaacagcctcaaaag GCAACTCCTCAGGATAGTCAGGAAGGAACATTTGGGTCAGAGCATTCTGCATCACCATCACAAGGGAGCAGTCAGCAGCATTTCCTTGAACCTGAAGCAAATTTGGATGATTCCATAGATATTCAGCAACAG GATATGGATATAGATGAAGTGCAAGATGCAGTGGAAGAGGAGATCTTTGAACAGGAAGCAAAGAAAGTGGCTGTTCGTTCAAGATCAAGAACACACTCCCGATCTCGTTCAAG atcaCCAAGAAAACGAAGGTCTAGGTCACGATCTGGTTCTCGAAAGCGTAAGCACAGAAAGCGATCACGCTCCCgctctagagaaagaaaaaggaaatcatcACGTTCATACTCAAGTGAAAGGAGagccagagagagggagaaagagcgACAGAAGAAGGGATTACCTCCAATTAGATCTAAAACATTAAGTG TATGCAGTACCACTCTGTGGGTTGGTCAGGTGGACAAGAAGGCGACACAGCAAGATCTAACCAACCTGTTTGAAGAGTTTGGACAGATTGAGTCCATTAAT atGATTCCTCCCAGAGGCTGTGCTTATGTCTGCATGGTTCATCGACAAGATGCATTTCGAGCTCTTCAGAAACTTAGTTCCGGGTCTTATAAAATTGGATCCAAGGTCATTAAG aTTGCTTGGGCTTTAAACAAAGGTGTAAAAACAGAATACAAACAATTCTGGGATGTGGATCTTGGAGTTACGTATATACCGTGGGAAAAAGTTAAAGTGGATGACTTGGAAGGTTTTGCAGAAGGAGGCATGATTGATCAGGAAACTGTAAATACTG AGTGGGAAACGGTGAAGAGCTCAGAGCCTGTTAAAGAGCCGGCGCAGACAAGTCAGAGCCCGCCTCCAGCCGAGAAGGAGACAGTGGTCACCACCCAGGCGGAGGTGTTCCCCCCGCCCGTCGCTGTGTTACAG ATTCCAGTAGCTCCAGCAGTGCCTGCGGTTAATTTAGTGCCACCAGCGTTTCCTGTGTCAatgccagttcctcctcccggCTTCAGCCCAATTCctccgcctccttttctccgagCAAGTTTCAACCCTTCACAGCCACCGCCTG GTTTCATGCCTCCTCCAGTTCCACCCCCTGTTGTACCACCACCTACTATCCCGCCAGTAGTACCAACAT CTTTAGTGCAGCCGCCATTAACTATGACTCCAGAAACTGTGAAAGATGTTGGATTTGGGAGCCTTGTTTTACCAGGTGGTTCTGTTGCCAGCAGTCTTGCTACTGCCACTCTGCCAGCTGGAAATGTTTTTAATCCTCCAACGAAACAAGCAGAGCCTGAAGAAAAAGTACCTCATCTTATTGATCACCAGATTTCTTCTGCAGAAAGCACCAGATCag tgATTCCAAATGATATTTCAAGTGGCCCTGCGATTTTAGGACAGCCACCAAATGTGACAAGCAATTCTGGAATTCTGGGAGTCCAAAGACCAAACGTATCCAGTAATAATGAAATTCTGGGAGTCCGGCCATCTAATGTTTCCAGTAGTTCTGGGATTATTGGACCCCAGCCACCAAATATTCTAAATAACTCTGGCATTTTGGGATTACAGCCACCAAATGTGTCAAGTGGTTCTGGACTTTTGGGAGTGCTCCCCCCAAATATGCCTAATAATTCTGGACTTCTCGGGGTACAGCCACCTGGTGTGCCAAGTACTTCTGGGCTTTTGGGAACACAACCACCAGCTGGGCCTCAGAACTTACCCCCTTTAAATCTTCCTAATCAAAGGATGCCTGCAATGCCAATGTTAGACATTCGTCCAGGACTGATACCACAGACGCCTGGACCACGATTCCCTTTAATACAGCCTGGAATTCCACCTCAGCGGGGACTCCCTCCCCCAGCAGTACTTGATTCAGCTCTGCATCCACCACCCCGTGGTCCTTTTCCTCCAGGAGATATTTTTAGTCCACCTGAAAGACCTTTTTTAGTTCCTGGAAGACAAAATGTAGACAATGTTCCTAACCCAGAAAAAAGGATACCACTTGGGAATGATAACATTCAGCAGGAAGGTGACAGAGATTACCGGTTTCCTCCCATCGAACCCAGGGAAGCCATCAGTAGACCGCCCCCGGTGGATGTCAGGGATGTGGTTGGACGACCTGTCGATCCACGAGAAGGGCCTGGAAGGCCTCCGTTAGATGGTAGAGATCATTTTGGAAGACCTCCTGTGGATATCAGGGAGAATCTCGTGAGGCCAGGCATAGATCATCTTGGCCGAAGAGACCACTTTGGCTTTAATCCAGAGAAGCCCTGGGGGCACAGAGATTTTGATGAGCGAGAGCATCGAGTTCTACCTGTCTATGGCGGTCCGAAAGGCTTACCTGAAGAAAGAGGTAGATTTCGGTCTGGAAACTACCGGTTTGATCCTCGAAGTGGTCCTTGGAACAGAGGATTCGGACAAGAAGTTCACAGAGATTTTGATGACCGCAGAAGACCCTGGGAGAGGCAGAGGGACAGGGATGACAGAGATTTTGATTTCTGCAGAGAAATGAATGGGAATCGTCTTGGACGAGATAGAATTCAAAACACCTGGATCCCCCCTCCTCATGCTCGGGTTTTTGAGTTTTTTGAAGGGGCCACTTCTCAACGAAAAGGTGATAACGTGCCtcaggttaatggtgaaaatacTGAGAGACACGCCCAGCCACCACCTTTACCAGCGCAGAGTGATcctgaactgtatgaaaaactgGCATCTTCAAGTGAAATAAACAAGGAGAAGAGTGACACAGTTGCTGATATAGAGAGTGAACCAGTGGTAGAAAGCACAGAAACTGAGGGGACATAA
- the SCAF8 gene encoding SR-related and CTD-associated factor 8 isoform X1, with the protein MEAVKTFNSELYSLNDYKPPISKAKMTQITKAAIKAIKFYKHVVQSVEKFIQKCKPEYKVPGLYVIDSIVRQSRHQFGQEKDVFAPRFSNNIISTFQNLYRCPGDDKSKIVRVLNLWQKNNVFKSEIIQPLLDMAAGIPPPVVTPVLASTTAAMSNTPGTPVTPVTPANVVQGLPDPWVSQITNTDTLAAVAQILQSPQGQQLQQLIQTLQIQQQKPQPSILQALDAGLVVQLQALTAQLTAAAAAANTLNPLEQGVSFNKKLMDRFDFGEDSEHSEEPKKEIPASQLSHVSESVNNSIFHQIAEQLQQQNLEHLRQQLLEQQQPQKATPQDSQEGTFGSEHSASPSQGSSQQHFLEPEANLDDSIDIQQQDMDIDEVQDAVEEEIFEQEAKKVAVRSRSRTHSRSRSRSPRKRRSRSRSGSRKRKHRKRSRSRSRERKRKSSRSYSSERRAREREKERQKKGLPPIRSKTLSVCSTTLWVGQVDKKATQQDLTNLFEEFGQIESINMIPPRGCAYVCMVHRQDAFRALQKLSSGSYKIGSKVIKIAWALNKGVKTEYKQFWDVDLGVTYIPWEKVKVDDLEGFAEGGMIDQETVNTEWETVKSSEPVKEPAQTSQSPPPAEKETVVTTQAEVFPPPVAVLQIPVAPAVPAVNLVPPAFPVSMPVPPPGFSPIPPPPFLRASFNPSQPPPGFMPPPVPPPVVPPPTIPPVVPTSLVQPPLTMTPETVKDVGFGSLVLPGGSVASSLATATLPAGNVFNPPTKQAEPEEKVPHLIDHQISSAESTRSVIPNDISSGPAILGQPPNVTSNSGILGVQRPNVSSNNEILGVRPSNVSSSSGIIGPQPPNILNNSGILGLQPPNVSSGSGLLGVLPPNMPNNSGLLGVQPPGVPSTSGLLGTQPPAGPQNLPPLNLPNQRMPAMPMLDIRPGLIPQTPGPRFPLIQPGIPPQRGLPPPAVLDSALHPPPRGPFPPGDIFSPPERPFLVPGRQNVDNVPNPEKRIPLGNDNIQQEGDRDYRFPPIEPREAISRPPPVDVRDVVGRPVDPREGPGRPPLDGRDHFGRPPVDIRENLVRPGIDHLGRRDHFGFNPEKPWGHRDFDEREHRVLPVYGGPKGLPEERGRFRSGNYRFDPRSGPWNRGFGQEVHRDFDDRRRPWERQRDRDDRDFDFCREMNGNRLGRDRIQNTWIPPPHARVFEFFEGATSQRKGDNVPQVNGENTERHAQPPPLPAQSDPELYEKLASSSEINKEKSDTVADIESEPVVESTETEGT; encoded by the exons TTGTATTCCCTGAATGACTACAAGCCACCCATTTCTAAAGCGAAAATGACCCAAATTACTAAGGCAGCCATCAAAGCTATAAAG ttctATAAACATGTAGTACAGAGTGTTGAGAAATTCATTCAGAAA TGTAAACCAGAGTATAAGGTACCTGGACTTTATGTTATTGACTCTATTGTACGACAATCTCGACATCAGTTTGGTCAAGAAAAGGATGTGTTTGCACCCAGATTTAGTAATAACATCATTAGCACTTTCCAGAATTTATACCGTTGCCCCGGAGATGACAAG aGTAAAATAGTGAGAGTATTAAACTTATGGCAGAAGAATAATGTATTTAAGAGTGAGATTATTCAGCCTCTTCTGGATATGGCAGCAGGGATTCCTCCTCCAGTTGTCACACCTGTTCTGGCCAGTACTACTGCTGCTATGAGCAATACCCCAG GAACTCCTGTGACACCTGTTACTCCAGCCAATGTGGTCCAAGGTTTACCTGATCCGTGGGTGTCTCAGATAACAAATACAGATACACTTGCAGCAGTAGCTCAGATCTTACAAAGTCCTCAAGGCCAACAG CTTCAGCAGCTAATACAGACCCTACAGATACAGCAGCAGAAGCCTCAGCCCTCCATCCTCCAAGCCCTGGACGCGGGTCTTGTCGTCCAGCTGCAGGCTCTCACGGCACAGCTtacagcagcagccgcagcagccaACACCCTCAATCCCCTAGAACAGGGGGTGTCTTTTAACAAG aaGTTGATGGATAGGTTTGATTTTGGGGAAGATTCTGAGCATAGTGAAGAACCCAAAAAGGAGATTCCAGCTTCTCAACT TTCTCATGTTTCGGAATCTGTGAACAACTCCATCTTTCATCAGATAGCAGAACAACTGCAGCAGCAAAATCTTGAACATCTCAGACAGCAGCTCCTGGAACAGcaacagcctcaaaag GCAACTCCTCAGGATAGTCAGGAAGGAACATTTGGGTCAGAGCATTCTGCATCACCATCACAAGGGAGCAGTCAGCAGCATTTCCTTGAACCTGAAGCAAATTTGGATGATTCCATAGATATTCAGCAACAG GATATGGATATAGATGAAGTGCAAGATGCAGTGGAAGAGGAGATCTTTGAACAGGAAGCAAAGAAAGTGGCTGTTCGTTCAAGATCAAGAACACACTCCCGATCTCGTTCAAG atcaCCAAGAAAACGAAGGTCTAGGTCACGATCTGGTTCTCGAAAGCGTAAGCACAGAAAGCGATCACGCTCCCgctctagagaaagaaaaaggaaatcatcACGTTCATACTCAAGTGAAAGGAGagccagagagagggagaaagagcgACAGAAGAAGGGATTACCTCCAATTAGATCTAAAACATTAAGTG TATGCAGTACCACTCTGTGGGTTGGTCAGGTGGACAAGAAGGCGACACAGCAAGATCTAACCAACCTGTTTGAAGAGTTTGGACAGATTGAGTCCATTAAT atGATTCCTCCCAGAGGCTGTGCTTATGTCTGCATGGTTCATCGACAAGATGCATTTCGAGCTCTTCAGAAACTTAGTTCCGGGTCTTATAAAATTGGATCCAAGGTCATTAAG aTTGCTTGGGCTTTAAACAAAGGTGTAAAAACAGAATACAAACAATTCTGGGATGTGGATCTTGGAGTTACGTATATACCGTGGGAAAAAGTTAAAGTGGATGACTTGGAAGGTTTTGCAGAAGGAGGCATGATTGATCAGGAAACTGTAAATACTG AGTGGGAAACGGTGAAGAGCTCAGAGCCTGTTAAAGAGCCGGCGCAGACAAGTCAGAGCCCGCCTCCAGCCGAGAAGGAGACAGTGGTCACCACCCAGGCGGAGGTGTTCCCCCCGCCCGTCGCTGTGTTACAG ATTCCAGTAGCTCCAGCAGTGCCTGCGGTTAATTTAGTGCCACCAGCGTTTCCTGTGTCAatgccagttcctcctcccggCTTCAGCCCAATTCctccgcctccttttctccgagCAAGTTTCAACCCTTCACAGCCACCGCCTG GTTTCATGCCTCCTCCAGTTCCACCCCCTGTTGTACCACCACCTACTATCCCGCCAGTAGTACCAACAT CTTTAGTGCAGCCGCCATTAACTATGACTCCAGAAACTGTGAAAGATGTTGGATTTGGGAGCCTTGTTTTACCAGGTGGTTCTGTTGCCAGCAGTCTTGCTACTGCCACTCTGCCAGCTGGAAATGTTTTTAATCCTCCAACGAAACAAGCAGAGCCTGAAGAAAAAGTACCTCATCTTATTGATCACCAGATTTCTTCTGCAGAAAGCACCAGATCag tgATTCCAAATGATATTTCAAGTGGCCCTGCGATTTTAGGACAGCCACCAAATGTGACAAGCAATTCTGGAATTCTGGGAGTCCAAAGACCAAACGTATCCAGTAATAATGAAATTCTGGGAGTCCGGCCATCTAATGTTTCCAGTAGTTCTGGGATTATTGGACCCCAGCCACCAAATATTCTAAATAACTCTGGCATTTTGGGATTACAGCCACCAAATGTGTCAAGTGGTTCTGGACTTTTGGGAGTGCTCCCCCCAAATATGCCTAATAATTCTGGACTTCTCGGGGTACAGCCACCTGGTGTGCCAAGTACTTCTGGGCTTTTGGGAACACAACCACCAGCTGGGCCTCAGAACTTACCCCCTTTAAATCTTCCTAATCAAAGGATGCCTGCAATGCCAATGTTAGACATTCGTCCAGGACTGATACCACAGACGCCTGGACCACGATTCCCTTTAATACAGCCTGGAATTCCACCTCAGCGGGGACTCCCTCCCCCAGCAGTACTTGATTCAGCTCTGCATCCACCACCCCGTGGTCCTTTTCCTCCAGGAGATATTTTTAGTCCACCTGAAAGACCTTTTTTAGTTCCTGGAAGACAAAATGTAGACAATGTTCCTAACCCAGAAAAAAGGATACCACTTGGGAATGATAACATTCAGCAGGAAGGTGACAGAGATTACCGGTTTCCTCCCATCGAACCCAGGGAAGCCATCAGTAGACCGCCCCCGGTGGATGTCAGGGATGTGGTTGGACGACCTGTCGATCCACGAGAAGGGCCTGGAAGGCCTCCGTTAGATGGTAGAGATCATTTTGGAAGACCTCCTGTGGATATCAGGGAGAATCTCGTGAGGCCAGGCATAGATCATCTTGGCCGAAGAGACCACTTTGGCTTTAATCCAGAGAAGCCCTGGGGGCACAGAGATTTTGATGAGCGAGAGCATCGAGTTCTACCTGTCTATGGCGGTCCGAAAGGCTTACCTGAAGAAAGAGGTAGATTTCGGTCTGGAAACTACCGGTTTGATCCTCGAAGTGGTCCTTGGAACAGAGGATTCGGACAAGAAGTTCACAGAGATTTTGATGACCGCAGAAGACCCTGGGAGAGGCAGAGGGACAGGGATGACAGAGATTTTGATTTCTGCAGAGAAATGAATGGGAATCGTCTTGGACGAGATAGAATTCAAAACACCTGGATCCCCCCTCCTCATGCTCGGGTTTTTGAGTTTTTTGAAGGGGCCACTTCTCAACGAAAAGGTGATAACGTGCCtcaggttaatggtgaaaatacTGAGAGACACGCCCAGCCACCACCTTTACCAGCGCAGAGTGATcctgaactgtatgaaaaactgGCATCTTCAAGTGAAATAAACAAGGAGAAGAGTGACACAGTTGCTGATATAGAGAGTGAACCAGTGGTAGAAAGCACAGAAACTGAGGGGACATAA